In Malus sylvestris chromosome 15, drMalSylv7.2, whole genome shotgun sequence, a single genomic region encodes these proteins:
- the LOC126602052 gene encoding probable membrane-associated kinase regulator 1, with amino-acid sequence MAAVPNIAADDEQERVLLDEDFASDADEFEEEQEEDEEEEVSLCDLPVNLIKQDQTQFSNLNLKSESSHVAIEKQDQEFDFCSSMRGGLNNLLADTKMCAADEVFFQGQILPLRLSISSDTRSNRPTRQCPLSGVGLRSSSCRSRISHNSSFSSSTSSTTTTGIASKPRAARPRNQFYTEPSPKPQIKIPNSRLEKAGIRHHKSSMWDFFRLGLVRTPDMELQDFNKVLRSNSSTSTRANNNARNSVSRNSSVSSTNSTSFISSYNNAASAISGLKSDNLKQKKQSFFSSVHGCKCSIEMVASDNVIFKSRSSSGRSSSASHINEGGGVRAAAADSMHAASEEKVAIELKMMTRKNNKKQQQSCKHKEKQALSHHRTYEWLRQHSHANSPFPVHV; translated from the coding sequence ATGGCAGCAGTTCCAAACATTGCTGCTGATGATGAACAAGAAAGAGTACTCCTTGACGAAGATTTTGCCTCCGACGCTGACGAATTtgaggaagaacaagaagaagatgaagaggaagaagtGTCACTTTGTGATCTTCCAGTGAATTTGATCAAACAGGATCAAACACAATTTTCCAATCTCAATCTCAAATCTGAGTCTTCCCATGTCGCCATTGAAAAGCAAGatcaagaatttgatttctgttCGTCGATGCGTGGCGGGTTGAATAATTTGTTGGCAGACACAAAAATGTGTGCTGCAGATGAAGTGTTCTTCCAAGGCCAAATTCTTCCTCTCCGCCTCTCCATCAGCTCAGATACCCGCTCCAACAGACCAACCAGGCAGTGTCCGTTGAGCGGTGTCGGGCTCAGAAGCAGCAGTTGCAGAAGCAGAATTAGTCACAACTCATCATTCAGCAGCAGCACCAGCTCCACCACCACAACAGGCATTGCTTCAAAGCCAAGAGCAGCAAGACCAAGAAACCAATTCTACACAGAACCAAGTCCAAAACCGCAAATCAAAATTCCGAATTCTCGATTAGAAAAGGCGGGCATCCGGCATCATAAGTCCTCGATGTGGGATTTTTTCCGGTTGGGTTTGGTGCGCACTCCCGACATGGAATTGCAGGATTTTAACAAGGTACTTCGCAGCAATAGTAGTACTAGTACTCGCGCGAATAACAACGCGAGAAATTCCGTCAGTCGAAATAGCAGTGTTAGTAGCACCAACAGTACAAGTTTCATATCCAGTTACAACAATGCTGCTAGTGCTATTAGTGGTTTGAAGTCGGATAATTTGAAACAGAAGAAGCAGAGCTTTTTTAGCAGTGTTCATGGCTGCAAGTGCTCGATCGAAATGGTGGCGTCTGATAACGTGATTTTCAAGAGCCGATCGAGCAGCGGTAGGAGTAGTAGTGCAAGTCACATCAATGAAGGTGGTGGTGTAAGAGCGGCAGCAGCTGATTCGATGCATGCCGCGTCGGAAGAAAAAGTAGCGATAGAGTTGAAGATGATGACGAGGAAGAATAACAAGAAGCAGCAGCAAAGTTGTAAACATAAGGAAAAGCAGGCCCTTTCACATCACAGAACGTATGAATGGCTAAGGCAGCACTCGCATGCAAACTCTCCTTTTCCTGTGCATGTTTAA